A segment of the Cotesia glomerata isolate CgM1 linkage group LG2, MPM_Cglom_v2.3, whole genome shotgun sequence genome:
CCTTGCTGTATTGGTCAGTTTGACCTTTTGACCACTTACGAGGCAGAATTAAGATGATTTGGTGAACAGCAATTGAGGACCAGAAAGAACGAATGATTGTTTAGGAAGAGAGAATGGCTAATGAGCACTCATATCCAATAGAAATGAATAACcaataagttaaaaataatgctatttaataatgataataaaaactGCAGCAGGATCAGGTGAGCATGGAGCAGAGCTCTACAAGGATTCTGGATTGCTTGACTTTCCTGACTGCTTTAAATAAGGTATAATCTTTTAATTGTCAGCCACTGTTGGTCTGAGGTGACACCTAGGGAACGTCGTTGAGCCACGGGTCCCATGCTGAATTGCATATTTAGGCTACCTGTGAGCAACCACGACTCTAATCATTAGAGATTTCTATTACTTCGTtggtaatgaatttttatcacCTACGAAGCCgtaatatttataagaataataaaatttaatgaaattaattaatttcttacgAAAACGATAcaccaaaattattaaaacaaaaatcaaaaactaaatatGACAATCACCTAAGAattatgagaaaattttcggaaGACCcatacacatttttatttgctgAAAGGCGAGTCAAATACGTTTCACTTTGAAAATTGTTTAACTACTGACTAATTTTCATTATGTAGAGAATCAAATCGAGATCATGGGTTCACTGGgtattgatagaaaatttgacACCTTATATTCATATCTTATGTAGttttttcaagtaataaaaaatatgccATCGTTAGGTTGTGATAACTGtaatttgttgttaaatatccaattcaaattataaaataacatatatttacGTTACTACTATGATGAGTTGTGAATTTCGGACGATATTCCATTATTTAACCCTCTGAGACTTCTGAGTGTTTCCTCCACTTGCAGTTTTAGTCTATATCTTTGAACGCTGCTCACTATGAAGTCTtcgaaaatgagaaatgttctttaaaaaggCATCCACTGAACACGCCAAACGACTGAAAATCGGTGCTAAGCGAGCTCAGGGTTGGTAAACTACGGTAGTAGAAGTCTTTAAAGACTTATTATAGGTGATCTCTACTCCTGTACTTCAAGGCCGGGTTGGTCAGAGTTTTAAGTGAGAGGGTTAATCATTGACTAAAATAGATTCagaacctaaaaaaaaaatcgtataaATACAATTCAAAAACAAACAGAAACCCATATAAATGAGataattttgcaaaaatagactttttttttaatgtaaaaaatttttttttaaatgcatcTTCTTTATCGAAAtggtgaaaaattaagaaaaaaacatcacGTTTTACTGTCACTCCTACACAAGTATACTGAAATTGGTAAATATAACATTTAGTATTACTCTCATAGGAGGGTGAGTAGACGTATACTACTAATGAGGTCTACTAATGAGGGTATTAAAACGTGTACTGAATACATAACCGTATATACATtagggtgctttttttttgcaactatttttttttcgctctcATCCCGAAATTTTCTTGGAAACACCCccaaaaaattccctgaaagtttgagccCTTAAGGGCGGGGTAAGGGTTTTCACTTtcgaaaaatcgattttttttgttttatcttaTTGTTTAACATTTCAAGAATATgtcctcaaaattttaatccgATCTAAGCAATATTCTTgaagttattgtttaattagtcTCGGGGCATTTAACGCTCTAACTCTAACAGCTACGGGCGGTTGGGATTGCAGTGCAGCTGTCGAGCAGGTATACAAGTTATTCATTGCTATTGTCCTGATCCCATATCCagttttagaaatatttcatttaGTAAAGCCAGGTAACTAAAaccatatagatatattttatatttgtatgttTACTATACActacattattttaaaaaaagaaacgaGCTTCATTTAGTGGTCAGACGTTCGACCgtgcacttgtaattttattttttcaaaaaattttctgagcAAAAATGCCGAgagtaagtaaaattttgcgaGAAGACCGTCAAAGTGGAAGGACCTATTTGTGTCGATCAAAAAAAAGATCAAacccgaataaaaaaataaaagatgagGCTACCATCAAAAGTGCTTCGgcgaagaaaataaaactaaatacgAGTGCTAGTGTACCGGAAGatattgaaaaacattttagAATCATAGATTTTTTGCTTGTGTTTTCAACCATCGCAAGTTTAGTAAAATGTGCTCAGTGTGATGGTTCAATCGAGTTCAAGAGCTGTAAAATAGAAGGACTTGTCTTCCAAATCCAAGTCAAATGTACAAATTGTGGTCCACGCTTTATACCGTCGAGTGAGAAAACTGGTCATCGCTATGAAATCAACACTCGTTTTGCCTTTGTAATGCGTACATTAGGTTTGGGTTTAGCAGgctgcaataaattttgcggGCTCATGGACATAGCAAGTAGTTTTCTATCAAAACAATCTTATTTGGATCTCATGAAATCTATTTGCTGCAGCATCGAAACGACTGCTGAGAAATTTCTTGTCTCCGCCGCAGACGAAGAAAAACAGCTAACACGTGCAAATTCGGAGTCAGACACTTTGACCGTTTCTGGTAAATTTGCATCTTATGTAGCTGCATGCACATTCAATGAAGGTGCTGGTGCTCTTCTTACTTTTCTGTCTGACATGGACGGCAGTGTCGGCCCAAGCGCTCACGAGTATGCATCATCTACGGACAGCAATCGCATTGATAGGGCCGAGTTTCAAGCTGTGCAGCAGAGCAAAGAAGCCAGAATAAAAcgaagacttaaaaaaaaaaacaggctgAAGACATCGACAATGCTGAAGGATGTATGCTGTATGGAGCTGGAATTGATGATTCTgtgtaagtttaaaaaaaaaatttttttcttcacttttTTGCTTcataaactttaaacgcgtttttctcaaaactacttTTTCAAAGTCCGTGTTCACTGCCATTTGAAAACTACTCGACCGATTCATTTCAAACTTTGTACACATTTTCTTCATATAAAATACCTCCCCCCTAcgtttagtaaaaattttttttttaacactaagGGTGTTTCCCACCCACAAAATGGCGGAAATTTTAGTCGAAAATAACGGTTCACACTTTAGATGGccgccaaaaatttttaaattaaaaaaaaaataatcagagaACGTTGGGGGgaagatttgtttataatttaactaaatttttatggtttttcatttTCAGATAATTTCCGGCCGAGTTACAGTGAACACcgcaaattgtttttttttcaagacgtCCTGGGGGAAGCTCTGTCACGGGCTAatggtttaatatttttgcatgaaaaatttacagcACGTAGTCAAAACTATGCTCAATAATGTATAGAAGGTTTGAATAAAATTGCTCAATCGAtatttgagataaaaaatcacaaaaaaagtgtttttttttacgcTGAAACCCTTACCCCTGccttaatgttaaaattaagtACTCGACCGCAGCGTGTGAAGATTTCCCATTTTAAATACACAGGAtctttgatttttaacttcccgctaagaaaatcgaaaattttcgaaaaatcgtgaagttattggtttcaccccgttttgcaaaaatcgaggtttcaacagatctcgacgttttgaagccctaagaagctttcctAACTATTTTCACGATAATTTCCGTGCGTCTGTATGGatgaatgtgtgtgtgtgtgtgtgtgtgtgtgtgtgtgtgtgtgtgtgtgtgtgtgtgtgtgtgtgtgtgtgtgtgtgtgtatgtaaacctcttataacttctgaacggcttaaccgatttaatcgcagttggtgtcattcgaaaggtcttTGCCAAACGTAGATTTTCTGAAggttggaaccgattcggaccagtagatttcgagaaattgcaaaaaaagtgaaaaaaagtttttttttttttttcattttttttttaatatctccgaattggctgaaccgatcgatcttaaaaactaatcagctcttaaccttgaaaacccgcatcgatcACCATCtagagcgtcagaatcggttgatgcgttcatgagatatcgttgtcgaaaaaaatagaaaaaagtgtttttttgtaataactccgaaacgtttcatcagatcaattttttttgttccaaatttttcgtagagctcaaaaaactataTCGATCGCcatcaaccgcgtgaaaatcggttgatttaatcaaaaagtacagcagtttgaaaattaaaaacatcgtgtttcatcgaattttgataaaacttttgagctcgaagagctcaaaagcataggaaagctatctctttgagcttggagagctctaaataacacataaattgtaattttgagctcgaagagctcagaaacgtcataagtgcaattttaaccgcttaggtatgaaattagcgggaagttac
Coding sequences within it:
- the LOC123259006 gene encoding uncharacterized protein LOC123259006 — translated: MDGSVGPSAHEYASSTDSNRIDRAEFQAVQQSKEARIKRRLKKKNRLKTSTMLKDVCCMELELMILYNFRPSYSEHRKLFFFQDVLGEALSRANGLIFLHEKFTARSQNYAQ